In one window of Frigoriglobus tundricola DNA:
- a CDS encoding cyanophycinase: MWLRVVLFVCVFGTPRLPAADPLPAPLDPRGLPGPLVIAGDAKTPPTDVRDAFFGLAGKDKAKIVVVSSDKKRGGGVLDVWQELKPLSADLLETADRKTADDPAFVKPLTEATAVWLADGDAERFGKVYAGTAVEKELKKLHARGRVVGAAAPLSAWLGDRAGLALLPGFAIGTQKQTDAVLKNHPACVGLSFGSDAAVVIRGRVARVIGDSPVTVHVGKGAGKAAADDEYKAGALLDLVQLQRAALNRAAQTPFPAAKPPAAVVSKGALVIVGGGGAGPEIWKKFIDLAGGPDSTIVVVTTAMEDPLAPESVEEKTLKKFGAKNVVALHTRDRAEANAPKFSEVLTKAKGVWFSGGRQWRFVDAYEGTLTEKRFREVLARGGVIGGSSAGASIQSEYMPRGHPLGNTVVAAEGYERGFGFLPGCAVDQHFFARKRTADMTGLMKEYPQYLGIGLDEGTAIVVTGSTAEVIGKSKVAFYDTKKKPDGDKDYEEVFPNEKYDLKERRKLK, translated from the coding sequence ATGTGGCTTCGTGTGGTTCTCTTCGTGTGCGTGTTCGGCACGCCGCGGTTGCCGGCCGCCGACCCGCTCCCGGCGCCGCTCGATCCGCGCGGCCTACCGGGGCCGCTGGTCATCGCTGGCGACGCGAAGACGCCGCCGACCGACGTTCGCGACGCGTTTTTCGGCCTCGCGGGTAAAGACAAAGCGAAAATCGTTGTCGTTTCTTCTGACAAGAAGCGGGGCGGCGGAGTGCTGGACGTTTGGCAGGAATTGAAACCGCTCTCGGCCGACCTGCTGGAAACCGCGGACCGCAAAACCGCAGACGACCCCGCATTCGTCAAGCCGCTGACCGAGGCCACGGCGGTCTGGCTGGCTGATGGGGATGCGGAGCGGTTCGGGAAGGTCTACGCGGGTACCGCCGTGGAGAAGGAGCTGAAAAAGCTCCACGCACGCGGCCGGGTGGTGGGTGCCGCCGCTCCCCTCAGCGCGTGGCTCGGTGACCGCGCCGGACTGGCGCTCCTCCCCGGCTTCGCCATCGGAACGCAGAAGCAAACGGACGCGGTTCTCAAAAACCATCCGGCGTGCGTCGGGCTCAGCTTCGGCAGTGACGCGGCCGTCGTCATTCGGGGGCGCGTTGCGCGCGTCATCGGTGATTCGCCGGTCACGGTTCACGTCGGGAAGGGCGCGGGTAAGGCGGCCGCGGACGACGAGTACAAGGCCGGGGCGCTGCTCGATCTCGTTCAGCTCCAGCGGGCGGCGCTGAACCGCGCCGCACAAACGCCCTTCCCGGCCGCGAAGCCGCCGGCGGCGGTCGTCTCGAAGGGGGCACTTGTCATCGTCGGCGGGGGCGGCGCGGGGCCGGAGATCTGGAAGAAGTTCATCGACCTTGCGGGCGGCCCGGATTCGACGATTGTGGTCGTCACCACCGCGATGGAGGACCCACTCGCGCCGGAATCCGTGGAGGAGAAGACCCTCAAGAAGTTCGGGGCGAAGAACGTGGTCGCGCTGCACACCCGCGACCGCGCGGAGGCGAACGCCCCGAAGTTCTCGGAGGTGCTGACGAAGGCGAAGGGCGTGTGGTTCAGCGGCGGGCGGCAGTGGCGGTTCGTGGACGCCTACGAGGGCACGCTCACCGAGAAGCGGTTCCGTGAGGTGCTGGCCCGCGGCGGGGTGATCGGCGGCAGTTCGGCCGGCGCGAGCATCCAGAGCGAGTACATGCCGCGCGGCCACCCGCTCGGCAACACCGTGGTGGCCGCGGAGGGCTACGAGCGCGGGTTCGGTTTCCTGCCGGGGTGTGCCGTCGATCAGCACTTCTTCGCCCGCAAGCGCACGGCCGACATGACGGGTCTGATGAAGGAGTACCCGCAGTACCTCGGCATCGGACTGGACGAGGGCACGGCGATTGTCGTCACCGGCAGCACCGCGGAGGTGATCGGCAAGAGCAAGGTCGCGTTCTACGACACCAAGAAAAAGCCCGACGGGGACAAGGACTACGAAGAAGTGTTTCCGAACGAGAAGTACGACCTGAAGGAGCGGCGCAAGCTCAAGTGA
- a CDS encoding DUF4145 domain-containing protein yields MSDIELAITRVKALESLLEHALGATGKGLHEKVSSVQDRLPPQLVRKLRFVATVRNKIVHESAYTQIDDPGGFVRACDEAEAELRALTAPPQVINKGCFGLVAVAAGAALIAWRASA; encoded by the coding sequence ATGAGCGACATCGAACTGGCGATTACACGAGTGAAGGCCCTGGAGTCGTTGCTGGAGCACGCGCTCGGCGCGACCGGGAAGGGGCTCCACGAGAAGGTGAGCAGCGTCCAGGACCGGCTCCCGCCGCAACTGGTGCGGAAGCTCCGGTTCGTCGCCACCGTGCGGAACAAGATCGTCCACGAATCGGCCTACACGCAGATCGACGACCCCGGCGGCTTCGTTCGCGCGTGCGACGAGGCCGAAGCCGAACTGCGGGCGCTGACCGCGCCGCCACAGGTCATCAACAAGGGCTGTTTCGGGCTGGTGGCGGTCGCGGCGGGCGCGGCGCTGATCGCGTGGAGGGCGTCCGCGTAG
- a CDS encoding DEAD/DEAH box helicase, whose product MPFKTLGLHPSLVRATQDLGYTEPTPVQAGAIPPALTGRDVIATAQTGTGKTAGFLLPVLHRLIDQPRGAVRALVVSPTRELAEQIDDVCRGLAKHTRVQSALVVGGRPIGAQERALRAGADIVIATPGRLLDHIQRGTARLDKATTLVLDEADSMFDMGFLPDVRRIIARMPARSHTLFFSATMPPVIAKLAHELLRDPATVQIGRRSSTAVGITQAAYPVPTHLKTALLRHMLGETEMPSVLVFTRTKHNAKKLARVLTADGFSVAELHSNRTPPQRAKAMEGFRRGDFQIMVATNIAARGLDVDHITHVISTDVPDVPEDYVHRIGRTGRAGATGDAFILVAREEEGALARIERQVGQRLPRITLPDFDYTAAAPPKPPGGADKNRGGGRAPRAGPGARAGAGEAGTRRPAGAAERRPPRTKRGRSAVVMKGSYGTLGYSFRPVVPCRSGHRRYPIRWLARSLRPRLLPVVTRGYHTGSWPERVEPSGAFQVRQSP is encoded by the coding sequence ATGCCGTTCAAGACGCTGGGCCTTCACCCCTCGCTCGTCCGCGCCACGCAAGACCTCGGGTACACGGAGCCGACCCCGGTCCAGGCCGGGGCCATCCCGCCCGCGCTGACCGGGCGCGACGTGATCGCCACCGCCCAGACCGGCACGGGTAAAACCGCCGGGTTCCTGCTGCCGGTGCTGCACCGCCTGATCGACCAGCCCCGCGGGGCCGTCCGCGCGCTCGTCGTGTCCCCCACGCGCGAACTGGCGGAGCAGATCGACGACGTGTGCCGCGGGCTGGCGAAGCACACCCGCGTGCAGTCCGCGCTCGTCGTGGGCGGGCGGCCGATCGGCGCGCAGGAACGGGCACTGCGGGCCGGCGCCGACATCGTCATCGCCACGCCCGGCCGGCTCCTCGACCACATCCAGCGCGGCACCGCCCGGCTCGACAAGGCGACGACGCTCGTCCTCGACGAAGCGGACAGCATGTTCGACATGGGCTTCCTGCCGGACGTGCGCCGGATCATCGCCCGCATGCCGGCCCGCAGTCACACGCTGTTCTTCTCCGCGACGATGCCGCCGGTGATCGCGAAGCTGGCCCACGAACTCCTGCGCGACCCCGCGACGGTCCAGATCGGCCGCCGCAGCTCCACCGCCGTGGGCATCACGCAGGCCGCGTACCCGGTGCCGACGCACCTCAAAACCGCCCTGTTGCGGCACATGCTGGGCGAGACCGAGATGCCCTCGGTGCTGGTGTTCACGCGCACGAAGCACAACGCGAAGAAGCTGGCCCGCGTTTTGACCGCGGACGGGTTCAGCGTGGCGGAGCTGCACAGCAACCGGACCCCGCCGCAGCGGGCGAAGGCGATGGAGGGGTTCCGCCGCGGCGACTTCCAGATCATGGTGGCGACGAACATCGCCGCCCGCGGGCTGGACGTCGACCACATCACGCACGTCATCAGCACGGACGTGCCGGACGTGCCGGAGGACTACGTTCACCGGATCGGCCGCACGGGCCGGGCCGGCGCGACCGGCGACGCCTTCATCCTGGTGGCGCGCGAGGAAGAGGGCGCGCTGGCCCGGATCGAGCGGCAGGTGGGGCAGCGGCTCCCGCGGATCACGCTCCCGGACTTCGATTACACGGCCGCGGCCCCGCCCAAACCGCCGGGCGGCGCGGACAAGAACCGCGGCGGCGGGCGCGCCCCGCGCGCCGGGCCAGGGGCGCGCGCAGGGGCCGGCGAAGCCGGCACGCGGCGGCCCGCCGGGGCCGCGGAGCGGCGACCGCCGCGGACCAAGCGGGGGCGGTCGGCGGTCGTGATGAAGGGGAGCTACGGCACGCTCGGGTATTCGTTCCGTCCGGTCGTCCCCTGCCGAAGTGGGCACCGCCGGTATCCGATACGGTGGCTGGCCCGCTCCCTTCGGCCGCGGCTCCTTCCCGTCGTGACGCGCGGGTACCACACCGGTTCGTGGCCGGAGCGAGTTGAGCCGTCGGGCGCGTTCCAGGTAAGACAGAGCCCATGA
- a CDS encoding serine/threonine-protein kinase encodes MPEPPRTGDAVVALVRRAEIADDDVLDGFLTQSGPVPPTASDTATRLVQAGILTPFQARLILQGKHRGFKLGPYRILNQIGAGGMGQVFLAEHAALRRRVAIKVLPPKQALDPAGVERFYQEARAAAALDHPNIVHAYDVACDRGTHFLVLEYIDGDTLDRRLAAAGQLSVGEAVGCAVQAAAGLQHAHEKGVAHRDIKPANLLLGRDGIVKILDLGLAQFFEDSGTRLSRGAGAIMGTTDYVAPEQLLGAEADHRADIYNLGATLYHLLTGQPPFSGTTAAKMVAHHLSAVPPAHDVCPDVPEDLSAVVERMLAKDPADRFQTAAEVVQALMPFVNAPDRNGRPSGKLPPIAAAAAQESTAGLDLRPALEAAEAADALARAQRTAKLALIGMAAGVMFGLVSLVIAVAMYLAK; translated from the coding sequence ATGCCCGAACCTCCTCGTACCGGCGACGCGGTTGTCGCGCTCGTTCGCCGCGCCGAGATCGCCGACGATGACGTGCTCGACGGGTTCCTCACCCAGTCCGGCCCGGTCCCACCGACCGCCTCCGACACCGCCACGCGCCTCGTTCAGGCCGGCATTCTGACCCCGTTCCAGGCCCGGCTCATCCTCCAGGGCAAGCACCGCGGGTTCAAACTCGGCCCGTACCGCATCCTGAACCAGATCGGCGCCGGCGGCATGGGGCAGGTGTTCCTCGCGGAACACGCCGCGCTCCGGCGCCGCGTCGCCATCAAGGTGCTGCCGCCCAAGCAGGCGCTCGACCCGGCCGGCGTCGAACGGTTCTACCAGGAGGCCCGCGCCGCCGCCGCCCTCGACCACCCGAACATCGTCCACGCTTACGACGTCGCCTGCGACCGGGGCACGCACTTCCTCGTTCTGGAGTACATCGACGGCGACACGCTCGACCGCCGCCTCGCGGCGGCCGGGCAGCTCTCCGTCGGCGAGGCCGTCGGGTGCGCGGTCCAGGCCGCGGCCGGGCTGCAACACGCCCACGAGAAGGGCGTCGCCCACCGCGACATCAAACCGGCCAACCTGCTCCTCGGCCGCGACGGCATCGTGAAGATCCTCGACCTCGGCCTCGCTCAGTTCTTCGAGGACTCCGGCACCCGGCTGAGCCGCGGGGCGGGCGCGATTATGGGGACCACGGACTACGTCGCCCCGGAGCAACTGCTGGGCGCCGAAGCCGACCACCGGGCCGACATCTACAACCTCGGCGCCACGCTCTACCACCTGCTCACCGGCCAGCCGCCGTTCAGCGGCACCACGGCCGCGAAGATGGTCGCGCACCACCTGTCGGCGGTCCCGCCGGCGCACGACGTGTGCCCGGACGTGCCCGAGGACCTGTCCGCGGTCGTGGAGCGGATGCTGGCGAAGGACCCGGCCGACCGGTTCCAGACGGCCGCGGAAGTGGTGCAGGCGCTGATGCCGTTCGTGAACGCCCCGGACCGCAACGGGCGCCCGTCGGGCAAGCTGCCGCCGATCGCAGCCGCCGCGGCACAGGAGAGCACCGCCGGGCTCGATCTCCGACCGGCGCTCGAAGCCGCGGAGGCGGCCGACGCGCTGGCCCGGGCGCAGCGGACGGCGAAACTGGCGCTGATCGGGATGGCCGCGGGCGTGATGTTCGGGCTGGTGTCACTCGTCATCGCGGTGGCCATGTATTTGGCCAAGTGA
- a CDS encoding DUF1559 domain-containing protein: MRSVQRGGRSAFTLIELLVVIAIIAILIGLLLPAVQKVREAAARMKCSNNLKQMALALHNYESANGVFPNMNYGDWQSWMTMILPYIEQGNLYNVNPMWEGGYTPPPANYNYSSYLQQAKTVVQTYVCPSDPRPPYILGGGETGYAASDYVVITGLTLGGGTNFPVFSGGVGTEGIIQGAWFSSGPRTPTVSMLGITDGTSNTLMISDRPWQGTIGSWEGYEYWDNGIGTTGTEMWINAANGGSDLVYGSSGDSGCPYPALFGPSSTTNDCTYNNLGSFHLGGANMAFGDGSVHFISYSITPQALQALSTRAGGEVVPSGSY, translated from the coding sequence ATGCGAAGTGTTCAACGCGGCGGCCGGTCGGCGTTCACGCTGATCGAGTTGCTCGTGGTCATTGCGATCATCGCCATCCTCATCGGCTTGCTCCTGCCCGCTGTGCAGAAGGTGCGGGAAGCGGCCGCCCGGATGAAGTGCAGCAACAACCTCAAACAGATGGCCCTGGCGCTGCACAACTACGAAAGCGCCAACGGCGTGTTTCCGAACATGAATTACGGCGACTGGCAGAGTTGGATGACGATGATTCTGCCGTACATCGAGCAAGGCAATCTTTACAACGTCAACCCGATGTGGGAGGGCGGGTACACTCCCCCGCCCGCCAATTACAACTACTCGAGCTATCTGCAACAAGCGAAAACGGTGGTCCAGACCTACGTCTGCCCCTCCGACCCGCGGCCGCCGTACATATTGGGGGGCGGGGAGACCGGCTACGCCGCATCGGACTATGTTGTCATCACCGGCCTCACGTTGGGCGGCGGGACCAATTTCCCGGTGTTTAGTGGCGGGGTGGGGACGGAGGGGATTATTCAAGGCGCCTGGTTCTCTTCGGGCCCGAGGACCCCCACCGTGAGCATGCTCGGCATTACAGACGGGACCAGCAACACCCTTATGATTTCGGACCGGCCCTGGCAGGGGACGATCGGGAGCTGGGAAGGGTACGAGTACTGGGACAACGGTATCGGCACGACCGGCACCGAAATGTGGATCAACGCAGCAAACGGGGGCAGTGACCTCGTGTACGGTAGTTCCGGCGACAGCGGCTGTCCGTACCCGGCCCTGTTTGGTCCTTCCAGCACGACGAACGACTGCACTTACAACAATCTCGGGAGCTTTCACCTGGGCGGTGCCAACATGGCATTCGGGGACGGGTCCGTTCACTTCATCAGCTATTCGATCACCCCTCAGGCGCTCCAGGCCCTCTCCACCCGCGCCGGGGGCGAAGTGGTACCGAGCGGCTCGTACTGA
- a CDS encoding sigma-70 family RNA polymerase sigma factor, with amino-acid sequence MAAAHTSSDGPSDRLSGFLRQFVAALRDDARSDSALLAAFVAGDQDAFRVLVGRHGRAVWSVCIAVLGDPHDAEDAFQAAFMALARRAGAIDARAGVGPWVRTAARRAARQLRRSADRFARLRLRLHDDSPVEAGGTAPDQSETWALAAAELDRLPARLREAVVLYHLEGRTLVRAAEVLGCSVAEAHRRVERGVALLRERLSARGVALTASVLAALSAGLNNEVLARAAEIAHGAHVPPRLAALVEAALVPRVPAWVVGFGAAVVLACGAAVGVAAWPDESVPPVAGHQTEKPDAKSAERPLQQLDRSKAALTGRVTDAAGRPVPGASVSALVRRPWLPGDRGLRDDVVAQVTTGADGRYALAVPADFPTHYPERSVTLLVSGPGLPPTAKPVRLGAGTADVGVPAARAVRGVLVAPDGRPGAGVRVGVVRLGGAAAEPVQGVPHTTPDGWPADVTADAHGAFAFAGLPADADVWLDVRDDRFALTVARVAASDSAPVRIELAAPRVLRGRVTTTDTARPLAGTRVSVFAGPWESHHNRYTAVTAAQDTVTDTPPVEFDAVTAADGGFRLRLPSGGPYRVFMHPPDGTAYLPVSRDVTWDAGETSRDLSVALPTGQVLHGVLLDDSGRPVAGGWVTHNPKAENRHAPDGLLAGRDAPVRSAADGSFRLAVPFGPGQLRAFGPTDHFRPAGHGFRRCPSCGTDHLRSFDHAGKDIDLLPGRCPERVTLTLKVGAAVPGRAVGPDGGPVPSGVFVCRSVVQPLRNLVTRPQLIRNGVFELPGCAPGRVYPVVLLDPDRLVGAVTELRAGGEPPLVKLAPCGTAEVRLISAGGRPVPGVTATAAIRLGCDYPVGAAPPAQPGANPVDQSWFDPKHHLPGPVTDAAGGVTLRALVPGAEYVVRFETGDLLYASATFRVKPGQVVRLPDAVAAEKPRSLTEVLSGDGD; translated from the coding sequence ATGGCTGCTGCTCACACATCGTCCGACGGCCCGTCCGACCGACTGAGCGGGTTCTTGCGCCAGTTCGTCGCGGCCCTTCGTGACGACGCGCGGAGCGACAGCGCCCTGCTGGCCGCGTTCGTGGCCGGGGACCAGGACGCGTTTCGGGTGCTGGTCGGGCGCCACGGGCGGGCGGTGTGGTCCGTTTGCATCGCGGTACTCGGCGACCCGCACGACGCGGAGGACGCGTTCCAGGCGGCGTTCATGGCGCTGGCCCGCCGCGCCGGGGCGATCGACGCCCGCGCCGGCGTCGGCCCGTGGGTGCGCACCGCCGCCCGCCGCGCCGCCCGCCAGCTCCGCCGCTCGGCCGATCGGTTCGCCCGGCTCCGCCTCCGGCTCCACGACGACAGTCCGGTCGAAGCGGGCGGGACCGCCCCGGACCAGAGCGAGACCTGGGCGCTGGCCGCCGCCGAACTCGACCGCCTCCCGGCCCGCCTCCGCGAGGCCGTTGTTTTGTACCACCTCGAGGGCCGGACGCTCGTGCGGGCGGCCGAAGTGCTCGGCTGCTCGGTGGCTGAAGCCCACCGCCGGGTGGAGCGCGGCGTCGCCCTGCTGCGGGAGCGGCTGTCGGCCCGCGGGGTCGCGCTCACGGCCAGTGTGCTCGCGGCCCTCTCGGCCGGGCTCAACAATGAGGTGCTCGCGCGCGCGGCCGAAATCGCTCACGGGGCCCATGTCCCGCCACGGTTGGCGGCGCTGGTCGAAGCGGCGCTGGTTCCGCGGGTGCCCGCGTGGGTCGTGGGGTTCGGGGCGGCCGTGGTTCTGGCGTGCGGTGCCGCCGTCGGGGTCGCGGCCTGGCCGGACGAGTCGGTGCCGCCGGTCGCGGGTCACCAGACCGAGAAACCGGACGCGAAGAGCGCAGAACGGCCGCTCCAACAGCTTGACCGGTCCAAGGCGGCGCTCACGGGACGGGTGACCGACGCCGCGGGCCGCCCGGTTCCCGGTGCGAGTGTGTCGGCGCTGGTCCGCCGGCCGTGGCTGCCCGGAGACCGCGGGCTCCGCGACGACGTGGTCGCTCAGGTGACCACCGGTGCCGACGGCCGGTACGCGCTCGCGGTTCCGGCGGACTTCCCGACACATTACCCGGAACGGTCGGTCACCCTCCTGGTTAGCGGTCCCGGGCTCCCGCCGACCGCCAAGCCGGTTCGGCTGGGCGCGGGCACCGCGGACGTCGGCGTGCCCGCGGCGCGCGCGGTCCGCGGGGTGCTGGTCGCCCCGGACGGGCGGCCCGGGGCCGGGGTTCGCGTCGGGGTCGTGCGGTTGGGCGGCGCCGCCGCCGAACCGGTCCAGGGCGTCCCCCATACGACCCCCGACGGGTGGCCGGCGGACGTGACCGCCGACGCACACGGGGCGTTCGCGTTCGCCGGGCTGCCGGCCGACGCGGACGTGTGGCTCGACGTGCGGGACGACCGGTTCGCGCTCACCGTCGCCCGGGTCGCGGCGAGCGATTCCGCCCCCGTGCGCATCGAACTCGCCGCTCCGCGGGTGCTCCGCGGTCGCGTGACGACGACCGACACCGCCCGCCCACTCGCCGGGACACGGGTGAGCGTGTTCGCCGGGCCGTGGGAGTCGCACCACAACCGCTACACCGCCGTGACCGCGGCCCAGGACACCGTGACCGACACCCCGCCGGTCGAGTTCGACGCCGTGACCGCGGCGGACGGCGGCTTCCGCCTCCGGTTGCCGTCCGGCGGACCGTACCGCGTGTTCATGCACCCCCCGGACGGAACCGCTTACCTCCCCGTGAGCCGTGACGTCACCTGGGACGCGGGCGAGACCTCACGCGATTTGTCGGTCGCGCTCCCAACCGGCCAGGTGCTGCACGGGGTGCTGCTGGACGATTCGGGCCGACCGGTGGCCGGCGGGTGGGTCACCCACAACCCGAAAGCGGAGAACCGGCACGCACCGGACGGTCTGCTCGCCGGCCGCGATGCGCCGGTCCGCTCGGCCGCCGACGGATCGTTTCGCCTCGCCGTGCCGTTCGGCCCGGGGCAGCTCCGGGCGTTCGGACCGACGGACCACTTCCGCCCGGCCGGTCACGGGTTCCGCCGCTGCCCGTCGTGTGGCACCGACCACCTGCGGAGCTTCGACCATGCCGGGAAAGACATCGACCTGCTCCCCGGCCGGTGCCCCGAACGGGTCACCCTGACGCTGAAAGTCGGCGCGGCGGTGCCCGGGAGGGCCGTGGGACCGGACGGCGGGCCGGTGCCGAGTGGGGTGTTCGTGTGCCGGTCGGTGGTGCAACCGCTGCGGAACCTCGTCACCCGCCCGCAACTGATCCGCAACGGGGTGTTCGAGCTGCCGGGGTGCGCACCGGGGCGCGTGTACCCGGTGGTGCTCCTGGACCCGGACCGGCTCGTCGGAGCGGTGACCGAATTGCGGGCGGGGGGCGAGCCGCCTCTCGTGAAGTTGGCGCCCTGTGGGACCGCCGAGGTGCGGCTGATCAGTGCGGGCGGGCGGCCCGTGCCGGGTGTGACCGCGACCGCGGCGATTCGGCTCGGGTGCGATTACCCGGTCGGGGCCGCCCCGCCGGCCCAGCCCGGGGCCAACCCGGTGGACCAGTCGTGGTTCGACCCCAAGCACCATCTGCCGGGGCCGGTGACCGATGCGGCCGGGGGGGTGACGCTCCGGGCGCTGGTGCCGGGTGCGGAATACGTGGTCCGGTTCGAGACCGGCGATCTGCTCTACGCGAGCGCCACGTTCCGGGTGAAGCCGGGTCAAGTGGTGCGCCTCCCGGACGCGGTCGCCGCCGAGAAGCCCAGGTCCCTGACCGAGGTGCTCTCGGGTGACGGGGACTGA
- a CDS encoding 4Fe-4S binding protein codes for MRDWLRNVYLAAATISAGLYVTLWYFVQSFRRGTFTGHFAYPERAVPIRPRYRGFHRFDLTTCIGCDKCARACPVDCIYIDKEKAPPPAKGFVVTGFKIDYTKCMFCALCVDPCPVDCIFMGSNHDISTYTRDGCVVDYAKLPLTVAWGQATLNPTAVQESKRISLPVWTKTAEPLVGRGQKTEGSNPPPTKPT; via the coding sequence ATGCGCGACTGGCTACGCAACGTGTACCTCGCCGCGGCCACCATTTCGGCGGGCCTGTACGTCACCCTCTGGTACTTCGTTCAGTCGTTCCGCCGCGGCACGTTCACCGGGCACTTCGCGTACCCCGAGCGGGCGGTGCCGATCCGCCCCCGGTACCGCGGGTTCCACCGGTTCGACCTGACCACCTGCATCGGGTGCGACAAGTGCGCCCGCGCCTGCCCGGTCGATTGCATCTACATCGACAAGGAGAAGGCCCCGCCGCCCGCGAAAGGGTTCGTCGTCACCGGGTTCAAGATCGACTATACGAAGTGCATGTTCTGCGCGCTGTGCGTCGATCCGTGTCCGGTCGATTGCATCTTCATGGGGTCGAACCACGACATCAGCACCTACACCCGCGACGGGTGCGTGGTCGATTACGCGAAGCTCCCGCTCACCGTTGCGTGGGGGCAGGCGACGCTGAACCCGACCGCCGTGCAAGAATCGAAGCGGATCAGCCTGCCGGTGTGGACGAAGACGGCCGAGCCGCTAGTGGGCAGAGGACAGAAGACAGAGGGCAGCAACCCACCGCCCACGAAACCGACGTGA
- a CDS encoding NADH-quinone oxidoreductase subunit A — translation MTTLVLLILIFLAAGSTLLAANLVLGWFVRPNLPNASKSEAYECGEPPVGDAWVQFDLRFYVVALLFVIFDVELAFFFPWAVVFGSAVRTADEERPVAQRVEAAANLRPQGGVPDAAPAPAAARRLAWLAFADLLVFFGVLLVGFAYLWRRGDLEWVRSVAAHAGGIPNQQRPNPQHEPAVVP, via the coding sequence ATGACTACCCTCGTCCTGCTCATTCTGATCTTCCTCGCGGCGGGCTCCACGCTGCTCGCGGCGAACCTCGTTCTGGGCTGGTTCGTCCGCCCGAACTTGCCCAATGCGAGCAAGAGTGAGGCGTACGAGTGCGGGGAACCGCCGGTCGGCGACGCGTGGGTTCAGTTCGACCTGCGGTTCTACGTGGTCGCGCTCCTGTTCGTCATTTTTGACGTGGAACTCGCGTTCTTCTTCCCGTGGGCGGTGGTGTTCGGCAGCGCGGTGCGCACCGCGGACGAAGAGCGCCCGGTCGCGCAGCGCGTCGAGGCCGCCGCGAACCTCCGGCCCCAGGGCGGCGTTCCCGACGCCGCGCCCGCTCCGGCCGCCGCCCGGCGCCTGGCGTGGCTCGCGTTCGCGGACCTCCTCGTGTTCTTCGGGGTGCTGCTGGTCGGGTTCGCGTACCTGTGGCGCCGCGGCGACCTGGAGTGGGTGCGGAGCGTGGCGGCACACGCGGGCGGAATACCCAATCAACAGCGCCCGAACCCCCAACACGAGCCCGCGGTCGTACCGTGA
- a CDS encoding NADH-quinone oxidoreductase subunit B, with protein MGLLEGRLEDGFMVTNLEHAVNWARESSLWPMTFGLACCAIEMMATGAPRYDIDRFGAGAFRASPRQADLMIVAGTVNLKMADRVRRLYDQMPDPKFVIAMGACTCGGGPYYKYGYNVAKGVDLVVPVDVYVPGCPPRPEALLEGLMRVQDKIHRMRGFTKGDLAELPVPRRTGSVHLPPELADPEKAVAFLAENKERAKPAKA; from the coding sequence ATGGGGCTTCTCGAAGGCCGGCTCGAAGACGGGTTCATGGTCACGAACCTGGAACACGCGGTCAACTGGGCGCGCGAGTCGTCGCTGTGGCCGATGACGTTCGGGCTGGCGTGCTGCGCCATCGAGATGATGGCGACCGGGGCGCCGCGGTACGACATCGACCGGTTCGGCGCGGGCGCGTTCCGGGCCTCGCCGCGGCAGGCCGATCTGATGATCGTGGCCGGCACGGTGAACCTGAAGATGGCGGACCGCGTGCGCCGGCTGTACGACCAGATGCCCGACCCGAAGTTCGTGATCGCGATGGGCGCCTGCACGTGCGGCGGCGGGCCGTACTACAAGTACGGCTACAACGTGGCGAAGGGCGTCGATCTGGTGGTGCCCGTCGACGTGTACGTGCCCGGCTGCCCGCCGCGCCCGGAGGCGCTGCTGGAAGGGCTGATGCGGGTGCAGGACAAGATCCACCGGATGCGCGGGTTCACGAAGGGCGACCTCGCGGAGCTGCCCGTTCCCCGGCGCACCGGGAGCGTCCACCTGCCGCCGGAACTGGCCGACCCCGAGAAGGCGGTCGCGTTCCTGGCGGAGAACAAGGAGCGCGCCAAGCCGGCCAAGGCGTGA